From Acinetobacter sp. WCHA55:
ATGCCTACCAGTGAATTAATAGTAAAAGATAACGCTTTAATTAATGCGAGTTATAATTTGGATACCGTAGAACAACGGTTAATTCTACTGGCCATCTTACAAGCAAGGGAAACAAGAACAGGGATTGATGCAAACACTAGGCTACGGATCCATGCCAGTGACTATATGAGCAGATTTAATGTTAATAAGCATGCTGCCTACAAAGCCCTAAAAACAGCGGTTACTAACCTTTTTGGTAGACAGTTTAGCTATCAAACAATTGATGAAAAAACAGGAAAATCAAAGAAAGTTATTTCTCGATGGGTTCAAAATATTTCTTATATTGATGATGCTGCAACCTTAGAGGTTACTTTTACAATGGATGTAGTACCCTTAATTACACGTTTAGAAAAACAATTTACAAGTTATCAGTTAAAACAAGTTACCCAATTAACAGGAAAATATGCCATTCGACTTTATGAATTGCTTATAGCATGGCGTGAAATCGGTAAGACTCCTATATTTGAGGTTTCTGACTTTCGTTCGAAGCTTGGCTTAAGTTCAGATGATTACCCAAGACTAGATACATTTAAACGACGTGTACTTGAATCAGCAGTCAAACAGATAAATGAACATACAGATATCATCGTTAAAGTTGAACAGCATAAAGAAGGTCGCTCTATTTCTGGATTCTCTTTTAGCTTCAAACAAAAAAGAAATCAGAATAAAACAATAGAACGTAAGAAAGATCCCAATACATTAGATATTTTTTCCAGAATAACAGATGCTCAACGCCACCTATTTGCTAACAAGCTTTCGGAACTACCTGAAATGGGGAAATACTCTCAGGGCACTGAAAGCTATCAACAGTTTGCAATAAGAATTGCTGAAATGCTTCAAGATCCTGCTAAGTTTCAAGAATTACATCCTTATCTTGAAAAAGTTGGCTATCGTTAAACTGCTGATGTAACGTTACATGATTAATTATTGTCTACAAGCATACAGATTTTTACTTGGGTTACATGATGAAAGCACTATCTGTTATTGAGTTATCACAACTTTATGGGATGAATCGACAAAGTATTTATAAGCGTATAAATAAAGGAGATTTATCAAAAAATAGTGATGGGAAAATAGATTTATCTGAAGCCATACGAGTATTTGGCGAACCATCTAATAAAAATAGTAATGTAACCACGTTACAGTCTACTGCGGTACAAAAAGAGACAGAAGTAGACATGCTAAAACAGCAGGTAGACATACTAAAAAAACAGCTAGAACTTGCACATGAGCGGGAAGTTTTCCAACGAGAACAACTAGAAGCAAAAGACAATCAAATAGAAGCAATACAACGACTGCTAGAAGCCCCAAAAACCAATATGACTACGTTTACCGATCAGAAACCTGGCCAGGATATAACAACGGATCCTCGGCCAGAACCAGAGCCGAAAGATGACGGATTGACTACTCCGGAGCAGACGGAAAATAAGCGTATTCCGGTGCCAGAGCATGTTGAACCGGAGCAGCCGAAAAGAGGGTGGTTAAGCCGGTTTTTCTTGCCGAATGGCTGAGGACATTATTCAACTGAGCTAATCAAAGGCGTGGAACATTGATCAAAGAATAGGCGTGGAACGTGAATAATCATAAAAAAGCCGTTCCAGTGCGCTGAACCCTAGAACGTCTTTGACTAAGATATTGATGCTTATAGAGAAATTTCAAGCATTACGTATAACGCGTATTATGTTAATTTTAGAAAATCTTCACTACTATTATTTTAAAATAAGCCTTATATCCAAGCATAAAACAAGGTTGTCTAGACTTCTTTTAACAGTAAAGTTATCATAAAACTGAATTTTATTTTTTAGGTAAGTTTATGCATTCTATCCGCATTCGTTAAGACACAACTATTTGCATAGTGACACTATTTTATAATGGTGGGCTTTTGTTGTGTCTTTAAGAATATATGCGGATATATAAAGTAAAAGTATGCTTAATTTATAAGTATGCTTTTAGTGCATAGTTTCCAGTTATAACTTAATTGACTAGCTATTTGTCCACCCTGTGGATGAATAGCTTTTTTTTTGGGAGGACACTGTGATGCTAGCTTTTGTTTTCACCTAAATCCTGTTTGCTGCATAAAAAATTTCAAGAGCTAAACAGGAGTAAATAAAAATGAGTTTAATTATTAAAGCGAGAAACATACGCTTGGATTATGCTGGGCGTGATGTTTTGGATATTGATGAATTGGAAATTCACTCTTATGACCGTATTGGTCTTGTGGGTGATAACGGAGCAGGAAAGAGTAGTTTACTCAAAGTACTTAATGGCGAAATTGTTTTAGCCGAAGCGACATTACAGCGTTTTGGTGATTTTGCACATATCAGCCAACTGGGCGGAATCGAAATAGAAACGGTCGAAGACCGGGCAATGTTATCTCGCCTTGGTGTTTCCAATGTACAAAACGACACAATGAGTGGCGGAGAGGAAACTCGTGCAAAAATTGCTGCCGCATTTTCCCAACAAGTACATGGCATTCTAGCGGATGAACCAACCAGCCACCTTGATCTCAATGGAATAGATCTACTTATTGGTCAACTTAAAGCATTTGATGGAGCATTACTTGTTATCAGTCATGACCGATATTTTCTTGATATGGTTGTAGACAAGATATGGGAGTTAAAAGACGGTAAAATTACGGAATATTGGGGTGGTTACTCGGATTACTTGCGTCAAAAAGAAGAAGAGCGACAACACCAAGCCGTAGAATATGAGCTGATGATGAAGGAACGGGAGCGATTAGAATCTGCTGTGCAAGAAAAACGCCAGCAAGCTAATCGATTAGACAATAAGAAAAAAGGAGAAAAATCCAAAAACTCTACCGAAAGTGCTGGACGACTTGGGCATGCAAAAATGACTGGCACCAAGCAAAGAAAACTGTATCAGGCAGCTAAGAGTATGGAAAAGCGTTTGGCTGCATTAGAAGATATTCAAGCACCAGAGCATTTGCGTTCTATTCGTTTTCGTCAAAGTTCAGCCCTAGAACTGCACAATAAGTTCCCGATTACGGCAGATGGTCTGAGCTTAAAATTTGGTAGCCGTACTATCTTTGATGACGCTAACTTTATAATACCGCTTGGCGCTAAAGTCGCTATAACTGGATCGAATGGAACAGGGAAAACGTCCTTGTTAAAAATGATATCAGAACGTGCTGATGGATTAACCATATCTCCAAAAGCTGAAATTGGCTACTTTACACAAACAGGATATAAATTTAACACGCATAAATCTGTGCTCTCCTTTATGCAGGAAGAGTGCGAGTACACAGTTGCGGAAATTCGTGCAGTATTGGCTTCAATGGGGATCGGAGCGAATGATATTCAAAAAAACTTATCCGACTTATCGGGAGGTGAAATCATCAAACTGCTTTTATCCAAAATGCTTTTAGGAAAATATAATATTTTGCTTATGGATGAACCAGGAAACTATCTTGACCTAAAAAGTATTGCCGCATTAGAAACAATGATGAAGTCCTATGCAGGAACTATTATCTTCGTATCTCATGACAAGCAATTGGTCGATAATATTGCTGACATTATCTACGAGATCAAAGACCACAAAATCATCAAGACTTTTGAGAGAGATTGTTAATGATAGCCAATCTAATCCGAACATTAATTATTGAACTCTTTAAAGGAAATTAAAAATGACAATTCAAGATATTCAATCACTTGCTGAAGCACACGGCTTGTTGCTTACGGACAAAATGAATTTCAATGAAATGGGCATTGATTTTAAGGTCGTTTTTGCTCTTGATACAAAGGGGCAACAATGGTTGCTGCGTATTCCTCGTCGTGATGGCATGAGGGAACAAATCAAGAAAGAAAAACGCATTTTAGAATTGGTAAAAAAACATCTTTCTGTAGAGGTTCCTGATTGGAGAATTTCATCTACAGAATTAGTGGCTTATCCCATACTTAAAGATAATCCTGTTTTAAATTTGGATGCTGAAACCTATGAAATAATTTGGAATATGGACAAAGATAGCCCGAAATACATAACATCTTTGGCAAAAACCTTATTTGAAATCCATAGTATTCCTGAAAAAGAAGTTCGGGAAAATGATTTGAAAATTATGAAACCTTCAGATTTAAGACCTGAAATAGCAAACAATTTGCAGTTAGTAAAATCTGAAATTGGTATAAGTGAGCAATTGGAAACCCGCTACAGAAAATGGTTGGATAATGATGTTCTATGGGCAGATTTCACCCAATTTATACATGGCGATTTATATGCTGGGCATGTACTAGCTTCAAAGGATGGAGCTGTTTCAGGCGTTATTGATTGGTCAACAGCCCATATAGATGACCCAGCGATTGATTTTGCTGGGCATGTAACTTTGTTTGGAGAAGAAAGCCTCAAAACTCTAATCATCGAGTATGAAAAACTAGGGGGTAAAGTTTGGAATAAACTATATGAACAGACTTTAGAAAGAGCAGCGGCCTCTCCTTTGATGTATGGTTTATTTGCCTTAGAAACTCAAAATGAAAGCCTTATCGTTGGAGCAAAAGCTCAGTTGGGAGTTATATAATTTAAAAATATGATTGCTGAGAACTGCCTTGTTTTGAAACTTGGTTGGCTTTAATTAGTTTTTAGTATTCTTTATAGAAAATGCCTCGATCAAGGGGCATTTCTAACAATCATTTAACATAAAATTTCTTATGTGAAGTAACCTGAATGCAGCGGTGCCGAGGGCGTTCAAAGTTCTGTGTCAGTAAATTTGACTAGATTTTAATTATATCATCTAATCGACCTTCAAAGTAAATGGATAATTGAGTAATGGTTTGTCCCCATTCCTGAATAGGCATTGTCCATTTTTCTGATGCCTGTTGAATACCAATATACAGTAATTTCATCAGACTATCCTCATTGGGGAAAGCTCCTTTGGTTTTGGTTAGTTTGCGGAATTGACGATGTACGGCTTCAACGGCATTGGTGGTGTAAATCGGCTTCCTAATCGCTTTAGGGTATTTGAAATAGGCGGATAGTAGATGCCATTTGGTACGCCATGACTGAATGACCACACCATATTTTTCGCCCCATTTTTCTTCTAGCTCATCCAGTGCTACTTCTGCCGCCCCTTTGGTATCAGCACGGTAAATTGGCTTTAAATCAGCCATAAATGCCTTCTGATCTTTACTGGCAACATAGCGTAAAGAATTACGGATTTGATGAACGATACACAGTTGTATTTCTGTTTGAGGGTAAATCGCTGCTATGGCTTCGGGGAAACCTTTTAGTCCATCTACACAGGCAATCAGAATATCCTGAACACCACGATTTTGTAGGTCTGTCAGTACACTAAGCCAATGGTTCGCCCCTTCGCTTTCCGACAAATGCAAGCCGAGTAGTTCCTTCTTACCTTCAACATTTAAAGCTAAAATGGTATAGATCGCTTTGCTCACATAAACACCTTTATCCTTCACTTTGTAATGTATGGCATCTAACCAAACAAAGGGATAAATTGTATCGAGTGGGCGTTGTTTCCATGCTTGTAACTGAGGGAGGAGCTTATCTGTAATATTGGTGATAGCACCATCTGAAATCTCCAATCCATACATATCAGCAACATGCTTTTGAATATCACGATAGCTCATACCAAGTGCATAGAGTGATATGATTTTATTGTCAATTTCTTCTGATAATTTGGTCTGGTTCTTTTTAACTAACTGTGGCTCAAATTCACCATTTCGATCTCTAGGGGTTTCAAGCTCAAATGAACCTGATGTAGATTTTACTGTCTTGCGAGTATAGCCATTGCGGCGATTACCTTGTTTCGGATTCGCTTCAATGTAATTCTCGATTTCTGCTTCAAGAGCAGCTTCGGTCAGCTGTTTAATTAAAGGGGTGAGTATGCCATTTTCTCCAGTCAGTGCTTGTCCTGACTGGAGTTGTTTTAAGGCTGTTTCAAAATCAAATGTAGTTGCCATAGTGCATCATTCCTGTTTTTAACAGTTTAAGGAAATGACACAGTTTTTTGAACACTACCGCGGTGCCCCATTGGGGGCGCGTTGAGATAAGCCTCTTTTAGATAACTTTAGCAACTCGATAGACAGTTGCAACTCCACAATTCACTGCTTTGGCAATTTCTTCCTTAGTCATATTGCCAACTACTAGCAATTCTTTTATTCGTTTATGTTTAGCCTCATTTGCCTTCTTGCCTGTTGGTTTGTAACCCGAACGTGCCAGGCCCTGCTTAATACGTTCTATACGTTTCTCATTGTCTAGGCGGGCCATTGTTGCCAGAAGATCAATCAACATATTGTTGATGAGTTCCAAGATTGAATGAGTAATGCTGTCACTGGTTTGAATCATTTGGTAGGTAGTAGGAAGATCTGCTACGACTAAACGAAGTCCCTTCTCCTGGATCCTGCGCTTCAGCTCTTGAAAATCTCGTTGGGTTAGGCGTGATAAGCGGTCAATACTTTCAACTAACAATGTGTCACCTTGATTTGCTTCTGACAGTAGCTTATTCAATTCAGGTCGGTCTAACTTCGTACCACTATAGTTTTCCACGTACACAATGGTTTCACCCAAATTCAAGTTTTGGTTTAGATCCTGAAGAATCTGCAAAGCCCTTTCTGCATCTTGATCTTTAGTTGAAGCTCGTAGATAAATACGTGTATTCATTTCTATCATTTAATCTTAATTCTATTAGATTAATGATAATACTATCATTTAATTATTGCATTAAGTCTAATGATAGATATTGTATGCGATTTGGCTCGCTATCATTCAGGTATAGTCTTTTGATAAAAAAAGCATGACTAAAAGCCATGCCTTGGGTGTTATTCCTAAGTAGAAATGTCCTACCTAATAACCAAATAGAAATGTCCTATATGGACATTTCCAAGTCAAGCACAGGATTTAGATTTCGTTCTTGAATTGCTGTTTTCTGTGCAC
This genomic window contains:
- the repM gene encoding replication initiation protein RepM — encoded protein: MPTSELIVKDNALINASYNLDTVEQRLILLAILQARETRTGIDANTRLRIHASDYMSRFNVNKHAAYKALKTAVTNLFGRQFSYQTIDEKTGKSKKVISRWVQNISYIDDAATLEVTFTMDVVPLITRLEKQFTSYQLKQVTQLTGKYAIRLYELLIAWREIGKTPIFEVSDFRSKLGLSSDDYPRLDTFKRRVLESAVKQINEHTDIIVKVEQHKEGRSISGFSFSFKQKRNQNKTIERKKDPNTLDIFSRITDAQRHLFANKLSELPEMGKYSQGTESYQQFAIRIAEMLQDPAKFQELHPYLEKVGYR
- a CDS encoding plasmid replication DNA-binding protein, coding for MKALSVIELSQLYGMNRQSIYKRINKGDLSKNSDGKIDLSEAIRVFGEPSNKNSNVTTLQSTAVQKETEVDMLKQQVDILKKQLELAHEREVFQREQLEAKDNQIEAIQRLLEAPKTNMTTFTDQKPGQDITTDPRPEPEPKDDGLTTPEQTENKRIPVPEHVEPEQPKRGWLSRFFLPNG
- the msr(E) gene encoding ABC-F type ribosomal protection protein Msr(E), translating into MSLIIKARNIRLDYAGRDVLDIDELEIHSYDRIGLVGDNGAGKSSLLKVLNGEIVLAEATLQRFGDFAHISQLGGIEIETVEDRAMLSRLGVSNVQNDTMSGGEETRAKIAAAFSQQVHGILADEPTSHLDLNGIDLLIGQLKAFDGALLVISHDRYFLDMVVDKIWELKDGKITEYWGGYSDYLRQKEEERQHQAVEYELMMKERERLESAVQEKRQQANRLDNKKKGEKSKNSTESAGRLGHAKMTGTKQRKLYQAAKSMEKRLAALEDIQAPEHLRSIRFRQSSALELHNKFPITADGLSLKFGSRTIFDDANFIIPLGAKVAITGSNGTGKTSLLKMISERADGLTISPKAEIGYFTQTGYKFNTHKSVLSFMQEECEYTVAEIRAVLASMGIGANDIQKNLSDLSGGEIIKLLLSKMLLGKYNILLMDEPGNYLDLKSIAALETMMKSYAGTIIFVSHDKQLVDNIADIIYEIKDHKIIKTFERDC
- a CDS encoding Mph(E) family macrolide 2'-phosphotransferase; its protein translation is MTIQDIQSLAEAHGLLLTDKMNFNEMGIDFKVVFALDTKGQQWLLRIPRRDGMREQIKKEKRILELVKKHLSVEVPDWRISSTELVAYPILKDNPVLNLDAETYEIIWNMDKDSPKYITSLAKTLFEIHSIPEKEVRENDLKIMKPSDLRPEIANNLQLVKSEIGISEQLETRYRKWLDNDVLWADFTQFIHGDLYAGHVLASKDGAVSGVIDWSTAHIDDPAIDFAGHVTLFGEESLKTLIIEYEKLGGKVWNKLYEQTLERAAASPLMYGLFALETQNESLIVGAKAQLGVI
- a CDS encoding IS256 family transposase produces the protein MATTFDFETALKQLQSGQALTGENGILTPLIKQLTEAALEAEIENYIEANPKQGNRRNGYTRKTVKSTSGSFELETPRDRNGEFEPQLVKKNQTKLSEEIDNKIISLYALGMSYRDIQKHVADMYGLEISDGAITNITDKLLPQLQAWKQRPLDTIYPFVWLDAIHYKVKDKGVYVSKAIYTILALNVEGKKELLGLHLSESEGANHWLSVLTDLQNRGVQDILIACVDGLKGFPEAIAAIYPQTEIQLCIVHQIRNSLRYVASKDQKAFMADLKPIYRADTKGAAEVALDELEEKWGEKYGVVIQSWRTKWHLLSAYFKYPKAIRKPIYTTNAVEAVHRQFRKLTKTKGAFPNEDSLMKLLYIGIQQASEKWTMPIQEWGQTITQLSIYFEGRLDDIIKI
- a CDS encoding recombinase family protein, with the protein product MIEMNTRIYLRASTKDQDAERALQILQDLNQNLNLGETIVYVENYSGTKLDRPELNKLLSEANQGDTLLVESIDRLSRLTQRDFQELKRRIQEKGLRLVVADLPTTYQMIQTSDSITHSILELINNMLIDLLATMARLDNEKRIERIKQGLARSGYKPTGKKANEAKHKRIKELLVVGNMTKEEIAKAVNCGVATVYRVAKVI